A genomic region of Gossypium hirsutum isolate 1008001.06 chromosome D01, Gossypium_hirsutum_v2.1, whole genome shotgun sequence contains the following coding sequences:
- the LOC107928182 gene encoding BEL1-like homeodomain protein 1 produces MATYFHGNPEIQAPDGLQTLVLMNPAYVQYSDTTPPPQPNNLVFHAPPPPHTQQFVGVPLTATSTAIQDPPSHEISPLHGLVQRVHYNLYNPIDPSGAARETPRAQQGLSLSLSSQQQRHHHGYGSHAQAVSGEDMRVSGGSGSSGSGVTNGVSGVQSMLFSSKFLKAAQELLDEVVNVNNTGITKNELAKKGSGGGDNSNIGKAVGESAAAAGDADGKQGPELTTAERQEIQMKKAKLISMLDEVDQRYRQYHHQMQIVISSFEQAAGIGSAKTYTSLALKTISKQFRCLKDAITGQIRAAKQSLGEEDCLGGSKIEGSRLKLVDHHLRQQRALQQLGMIQHNAWRPQRGLPERSVSVLRSWLFEHFLHPYPKDSDKVMLAKQTGLTRSQVSNWFINARVRLWKPMVEEMYLEEIKEQEQNGSEEKTSKSHNNEDSTSKSTAPDKTSTDNKQDNNIPNQNGCSSMSASMASASPLIGNQSGFSFIGSSELEGITQGSPKKPRTNNEVTMKFDKDGYTFMGGTTNNDFMGGFGQYPIGEITRFDTEQFTPRFSGNGVSLTLGLPHCENLSLSGTPHQTFLPNQAMQMGRRVDIGEPNEFGSINPSTPHSSAAYDNINIQNRKRFAAQLLPDFVA; encoded by the exons ATGGCGACGTACTTTCATGGGAACCCTGAAATCCAAGCACCTGATGGTCTTCAAACCCTCGTACTCATGAACCCTGCTTATGTTCAGTACTCCGACACCACTCCGCCGCCGCAGCCAAACAACCTCGTTTTTCACGCTCCACCACCTCCCCACACTCAACAATTTGTCGGTGTCCCACTCACGGCTACTTCCACCGCCATCCAAGACCCTCCTTCCCACGAAATCTCCCCCTTGCATGGCCTCGTTCAACGCGTCCATTACAACTTGTACAACCCTATTGACCCTTCTGGAGCAGCGCGTGAAACTCCACGCGCTCAGCAAGGACTCTCTTTGAGCCTTTCTTCCCAACAACAACGACATCATCATGGTTACGGATCACATGCACAAGCGGTTTCAGGTGAGGACATGAGGGTTTCCGGTGGGTCGGGTTCGTCGGGTTCAGGTGTGACTAATGGAGTTTCGGGTGTACAAAGTATGCTGTTTAGCTCTAAATTCTTGAAGGCTGCTCAAGAGCTTCTCGATGAGGTTGTTAATGTTAACAATACCGGGATTACCAAGAACGAATTGGCTAAAAAGGGTAGCGGAGGAGGAGACAATAGCAATATCGGTAAGGCTGTAGGAGAATCCGCGGCGGCAGCCGGAGATGCAGATGGGAAGCAAGGACCCGAACTGACTACGGCGGAGAGACAGGAAATTCAGATGAAGAAGGCAAAGCTAATTAGCATGCTTGATGAG GTGGATCAAAGGTACAGGCAATACCATCACCAGATGCAGATAGTGATATCATCATTTGAACAAGCAGCTGGAATCGGCTCTGCTAAAACATACACATCTCTTGCCTTAAAAACCATCTCAAAGCAGTTTCGATGTTTGAAAGATGCAATAACAGGTCAAATCCGGGCAGCCAAACAGAGCTTGGGTGAAGAAGATTGTCTAGGAGGTAGCAAAATAGAAGGGTCAAGGCTTAAGTTGGTGGATCATCATCTTCGACAACAGCGAGCACTTCAACAGTTAGGAATGATCCAACACAATGCTTGGAGACCCCAAAGAGGATTACCTGAAAGATCAGTCTCAGTTCTTCGTTCTTGGCTCTTTGAACACTTTCTTCATCC GTACCCTAAAGATTCAGACAAGGTCATGCTTGCTAAACAAACGGGGCTTACTAGGAGTCAGGTGTCTAATTGGTTCATAAATGCTCGAGTTCGGCTTTGGAAACCAATGGTGGAAGAGATGTATTTGGAAGAAATCAAGGAACAAGAACAGAATGGTTCAGAGGAGAAAACAAGTAAAAGCCATAACAATGAAGATTCAACATCCAAATCCACTGCACCAGACAAAACTAGCACAGACAACAAACAGGACAATAATATCCCAAATCAGAACGGTTGTTCCTCAATGTCGGCTTCAATGGCTTCAGCGTCTCCCCTTATCGGTAACCAGTCAGGATTTTCCTTCATTGGATCATCTGAATTGGAAGGGATCACACAAGGAAGTCCAAAGAAACCGAGAACCAATAATGAAGTTACAATGAAGTTTGACAAAGATGGGTACACATTCATGGGAGGAACAACTAATAATGATTTCATGGGTGGCTTTGGACAATACCCCATTGGAGAAATAACAAGGTTTGATACAGAACAGTTCACTCCAAGGTTTTCAGGCAATGGTGTTTCACTCACTTTGGGACTTCCCCATTGTGAAAACCTGTCTTTATCAGGCACCCCTCATCAAACTTTTCTCCCTAACCAAGCCATGCAAATGGGGAGAAGGGTCGACATTGGTGAACCCAATGAGTTTGGGTCTATAAACCCTTCCACACCACACTCTTCAGCTGCATATGACAACATCAACATTCAGAACAGGAAAAGGTTTGCAGCACAATTGTTACCCGACTTTGTTGCCTGA